A region of Oryctolagus cuniculus chromosome 3, mOryCun1.1, whole genome shotgun sequence DNA encodes the following proteins:
- the NEU2 gene encoding sialidase-2: MATCPVLQRETLFQLGSHTYRIPALLFLPQQKTLLAFVERRGSKTDEHAELIVLRRGDYDAATHRVQWHAQEVVAQAQLEGHRSMNPCPLYDAKTGTLFLFFIAIPGQVSEYHQLHSKVNKTRLCHVTSSDHGRTWSQATDLTSSVIGQAHSAWATFAVGPGHCLQLRSGSLVVPAYAYRNLPDLLHPSPYAFCFLSQDNGRTWNTGNFVAPQTLECQVAEVRAGGQRLLYLNARSPQGSRVQAQSTNGGLDFQEAQAVKALVEPPHGCHGSVVSFPSPTAGPQRRGRWLLYTHPTDSQQRSNLGAYLNQQPPNPETWSQPTLLAAGSCAYSDLQSMGPGPDGSPLFGCLYEAKNYEEVVFLLFTLKQAFPTAVAATAESE; the protein is encoded by the exons ATGGCCACCTGCCCGGTCCTGCAGAGGGAGACCTTGTTCCAGCTGGGAAGCCACACCTACAGGATCCCGGCTCTGCTCTTCCTGCCCCAGCAGAAGACGCTGCTGGCCTTCGTGGAGAGGCGGGGGAGCAAGACGGATGAGCACGCCGAGTTGATCGTGCTGCGCCGGGGAGACTACGATGCAGCCACCCACCGGGTGCAG TGGCACGCGCAGGAGGTGGTGGCCCAGGCGCAGCTGGAGGGCCACCGGTCCATGAACCCCTGTCCCCTGTATGACGCGAAGACGGggactctcttcctcttcttcatcgCCATCCCGGGACAGGTCTCTGAGTACCACCAGCTCCACAGCAAGGTCAACAAGACACGGCTGTGCCACGTCACCAGCTCCGACCACGGGAGGACCTGGAGCCAGGCCACAGACCTCACCAGCTCCGTCATTGGCCAGGCCCACAGCGCATGGGCCACCTTTGCCGTGGGCCCCGGGCACTGCCTGCAGCTGCGCAGTGGCAGCCTGGTGGTGCCCGCCTACGCCTACCGGAACCTGCCCGACCTCCTGCACCCTTCCCCCTACGCCTTCTGCTTCCTCAGCCAGGACAACGGGCGCACGTGGAACACGGGGAACTTTGTGGCCCCACAGACCCTGGAGTGCCAGGTGGCAGAAGTCAGGGCGGGGGGGCAGAGGCTGCTGTATCTCAACGCCAGAAGCCCACAGGGCTCCAGGGTCCAGGCCCAGAGCACCAACGGTGGGCTCGATTTTCAGGAGGCCCAGGCCGTGAAGGCGCTCGTGGAACCCCCCCACGGCTGCCACGGGAGCGTGGTCAGCTTCCCCAGCCCCACGGCGGGGCCTCAACGCCGGGGGAGGTGGCTGCTCTACACCCACCCCACCGACTCCCAGCAGAGGTCCAACCTGGGCGCGTACCTCAACCAGCAGCCGCCCAACCCCGAGACCTGGTCGCAGCCCACGCTGCTGGCCGCGGGCAGCTGCGCCTACTCGGACCTGCAGAGCATGGGGCCCGGGCCCGACGGCTCGCCTCTGTTTGGGTGTCTGTACGAGGCCAAGAATTACGAGGAGGTGGTCTTCCTGCTGTTCACACTGAAGCAGGCCTTCCCGACCGCGGTCGCGGCTACGGCTGAGTCCGAGTGA